In the Rhododendron vialii isolate Sample 1 chromosome 2a, ASM3025357v1 genome, TTTGACAGCATTGTAACTCCTGCTCTATCTTCTCTGTTAAAGGTTGTCTAATGTAGGATGCCGGAACATCCCAGTGAAACAACGGGTGAGGGGGACACCGAGGAGGATATTTTTGAATTGGGAGAAGATGTTAGTCAACTGTTAAAGAAGCAAAGATCACTTAGATCAAAGGTATGgaatgatttttcaaagattggaggagagagagcgaAATGTGGTCATTGCAAAAAAATCTTTGTTGCTAGTAGTGCTAAGGGGATTAGTCACTTGAAAAAGCATATCGAAAAAACGTTCCCTATTCTAAGACGAAAGGATGGAAATGTCCCTAAGAGTGCCACACCCAAGGTTGCATCTTTTAAGTTGGATCAAGAGAGAAGTCGTATGGATTTTGCAACTATGATAATCAAGCATAACTACGCGTTTAACATGGCTGAACATGaattttttgagatattttgctCTAATCTACAACCTATGTTCAAGCTTGTATCTCACAACACATGCAGGGCTGATGTACTCAATGTCTATGAAATTGAAAAGAGCAAGTTGTACTCATTTTTGGATGAGCTTTCTTGTAAGATGACTGTGACGACTGATATATGGACCTCGGACCATCAAAACTTTGGGTACATATGTTTGACTGCGCATTTCATTACTGACAATTgggaactcaagaagaaaattCTTGCTTTTAAAAAGATTGAATACCCGCATGATGGAGAGACTttgtttctcttcctcttcctcctcctctctctctctctctctctctctctctctctctcgccctttctctctctttccaggAAAAGTTATGGAAACagggaaagaagaagatatttgCAACAAAATATCTCCTCCTAGAGATATTATCAAGTGCAACCACAACACCCCTCTACTTATGCAACCGACCAATAGCATATAGTTAAATACCCATTAAATATGAGTTAACtccataaacacataatttaattaaaatatgagtttaaaATACTAAACATTCGGAACGGGTATTACAAAGATAGTGCGGACACCCATAGAGTTGATGGTTTCAACAGCTCCAGTTTCCAACTCAGACCATGGGATTTCCAGTTGGCTAGGGCGGTTGAGGTTAGTATTGCTATAGGCTCTGATATCAGTGGTGAAATATGGATGGTGATCCTGTGTCCAGAATGGGTTATGAGGGAATTGATGGCCTTCTTGTGTACGCTCAAGGATGAGAGCCCCTACATGTTCAAAGGAGTAAGGGCAGTAAGGGAGAATGTGTCCAACATAGCCACACTTGAAACAAACCTTGAAAACTCTTTCATATCCAAATTGCACCCAtgttaaacagagtttagcagcgaaaatcttaaatactaaattcaaaactacttaactgTCTTATAACTCAATGAAATAAAACAGAGTTTGataaatgtgataacacttttggaaattcaaacaacaatactttaaattaacagagcttctaagggtgaGGCATCCAAGGCttgacaaactccccttccttaGTTGGGCGATCTTCACCCTGATACTGATCATCTTGCAGAGGATTCTATTCTTCAGTCTCCTaattacctggcatgaaacgcTAGCCCAACagcactataatgagttttgaaactcagtagataatctcaaccGTACTAACGCCTTACCTTACAATTAACAGATGAACAATATAACAATTTACATGAGGTACAGAATAACAGCACATTATCATTTTCTTTATTATCCATtgtcttacatgaaatctaatgATCTTCTCCACAAGGTCCTTTCCTCCCATATCCACCAACTTTGACTatcccatggaataactctccctttatttgtcctACACCAGGGTTCTAAGAGAATACTACTAAATGATATACTCAGTTTGGATTCGCCTaaaaccataataaaggaacagctctccatgacaactcagcattaggggTCGTACTATCTCATTGCCACGATCCTTTACCGTCTCACAACTCTACACAATGcgtactttaccatacccctaatctacacattgggtactataccgtatctag is a window encoding:
- the LOC131317201 gene encoding zinc finger BED domain-containing protein DAYSLEEPER-like; amino-acid sequence: MERSDNIGIERGFALAFDFFVHALRAFRHSSSRIRMPEHPSETTGEGDTEEDIFELGEDVSQLLKKQRSLRSKVWNDFSKIGGERAKCGHCKKIFVASSAKGISHLKKHIEKTFPILRRKDGNVPKSATPKVASFKLDQERSRMDFATMIIKHNYAFNMAEHEFFEIFCSNLQPMFKLVSHNTCRADVLNVYEIEKSKLYSFLDELSCKMTVTTDIWTSDHQNFGYICLTAHFITDNWELKKKILAFKKIEYPHDGETLFLFLFLLLSLSLSLSLSLSPFLSLSRKSYGNRERRRYLQQNISS